A window of Tursiops truncatus isolate mTurTru1 chromosome 8, mTurTru1.mat.Y, whole genome shotgun sequence contains these coding sequences:
- the PICALM gene encoding phosphatidylinositol-binding clathrin assembly protein isoform X12, whose amino-acid sequence MQGHDPRDHGAQEKAPGLADGVMRTMNTEKLLKTVPIIQNQMDALLDFNVNSNELTNGVINAAFMLLFKDAIRLFAAYNEGIINLLEKYFDMKKNQCKEGLDIYKKFLTRMTRISEFLKVAEQVGIDRGDIPDLSQAPSSLLDALEQHLASLEGKKIKDSTAASRATTLSNAVSSLASTGLSLTKVDEREKQAALEEEQARLKALKEQRLKELAKKPHTSLTTAASPVSTSAGGIVTAPAIDIFSTPSSSNSTSKLPNDLLDLQQPTFHPSVLPMSAASQVASTWGDPFSATVDAVDDAIPSLNPFLTKSSGDVHPPISSDVSTFTTRTPTHEMFVGFTPSPVAQPHPSAGLNVDFESVFGNKSTNVIVDSGGFDELGGLLKPTVASQNQSLPVAKLPPNKLVSDDLDSSLANLVGNLGIGNGTTKNDVNWSQPGEKKLTGGSNWQPKVAPTTAWNAATMNGMHFPQYAPPVMAYPATTPTGMIGYGIPPQMGSVPVMTQPTLIYSQPVMRPPNPFGPVSGAQLSAASSPSSHSPHRASGKDPFAELSLEDFL is encoded by the exons ggctGATGGAGTTATGAGAACAATGAACACAGAAAAACTCCTAAAAACTGTACCAATTATTCAAAATCAAATGGATGCCCTTCTTGATTTTAAT gtTAATAGCAATGAACTTACAAATGGGGTAATAAATGCTGCCTTCATGCTCCTGTTCAAAGATGCCATTAGACTGTTTGCAGCGTACAATGAAGGAATTATTAACCTGCTGG AAAAATATTTCGATATGAAAAAGAACCAGTGCAAAGAAGGTCTTGACATCTATAAGAAGTTCCTGACTAGGATGACAAGAATCTCAGAGTTTCTCAAAGTTGCAGAG CAAGTTGGAATTGACAGAGGTGATATACCAGACCTTTCACAG GCCCCCAGCAGTCTTCTTGATGCTTTGGAGCAACATTTAGCTTccttggaaggaaagaaaatcaaagattcTACAGCTGCAAGCAG GGCAACAACACTTTCCAATGCAGTCTCTTCCCTGGCAAGCACTGGCCTGTCTCTTACCAAAgtggatgaaagggaaaagcaggCAGCATTAGAGGAAGAACAGGCTCGTTTAAAAGCTTTAAAG GAACAGCGCCTAAAAGAACTTGCAAAGAAACCTCATACCTCTTTAacaactgcagcctctcctgtgtCCACCTCAGCAGGGGGTATAGTGACTGCACCAGCCATTGACATATTTTCTACCCCTAGTTCTTCTAACAG CACATCAAAGCTACCAAATGATCTGCTTGATTTGCAACAGCCAACTTTTCACCCATCTGTACTTCCTATGTCAGCTGCTTCTCAGGTAGCAAGTACATGGGGAG ATCCTTTCTCTGCTACTGTAGATGCTGTTGATGATGCCATTCCAAGCTTAAATCCTTTCCTCACAAAAAGTAGTGGTGATGTTCACCCTCCCATTTCTTCAGATGTATCCACTTTTACTACTAGGACACCTACTCATGAAATGTTTGTTG GATTCACTCCTTCTCCAGTTGCACAGCCACATCCTTCAGCTGGCCTTAATGTTGACTTTGAATCTGTGTTTGGAAATAAATCTACCAACGTTATTGTAGATTCTGGGG GCTTTGATGAACTAGGTGGACTTCTCAAACCAACAGTGGCCTCTCAGAACCAGAGTCTTCCTGTTGCCAAACTCCCACCTAACAAGTTAGTATCTGATGACTTGGATTCATCCTTAGCCAACCTTGTTGGCA ATCTTGGCATTGGAAATGGAACCACTAAGAA tgatgtaAATTGGAGTCAGCCAGGTGAAAAGAAGCTAACTGGAGGATCTAACTGGCAACCGAAGGTTGCACCAACAACTGCTTGGAATGCTGCAACAATG AATGGCATGCATTTTCCACAATAC GCACCCCCTGTAATGGCCTATCCTGCTACTACACCAACAGGCATGATAGGATATGGAATC cctCCTCAAATGGGAAGTGTACCTGTAATGACACAACCAACCTTAATATACAGCCAGCCTGTCATGAGACCACCAAACCCTTTTGGCCCTGTATCAGGAGCACAG